One window from the genome of Brachionichthys hirsutus isolate HB-005 chromosome 19, CSIRO-AGI_Bhir_v1, whole genome shotgun sequence encodes:
- the LOC137908368 gene encoding drebrin-like protein A isoform X1 — MAVNLSKNGAALMAAYKEVVDGKSETNWALFTYEGNSNDIRLAEKGDGGLEEMVEELSSGKVMYAFCRVQDPNSGLPKYVLINWTGEGVKDIRKGICANHVTSMATFLRGAHVTVNGRTEDDVEPEAILRKVAKASGANFNFHKQPQHYRDVPAGTVGSVYQKVNAVAEIQQTNKENFWNQAERDEKVRRQEETSRVQREKGMLERERRELDDRRERERREKERSQQIERERIDRNQREEEDRQRQQQRQGALVTVDARTERGDMPLGSVGSVYQKVNAVAEIKQIDKENFWNQAERDEKARRQDEARRVQQEKERMERERKDMEEKQTGERERRAKERAQQIERERISESRREEEERQQQQRQGAHVTVNARTEHGDMPLGSVGSVYQKVNAVAEIQQTDKESFWNQAERDEKARRQEEARRVQQEKERMERERRDMEEKQTSERERRAKERAQQIERERISESQREEEERQRQQQQQQNLQENTNMWTGINVVASVKKANEAKSLIAQRSSNPRDLFQNWERRTEANGGGGGASSPSASQPGRLQSPFVSQTPSGREGPLYPPGFSMTPLSPASPAAPVLSYSPVPAADAIYSEGEEWSDEFEDYSNEDNPAAAEIPAREDIYEDVQPAGTKQEDIYESVHASSAEDNTETNICVRALYDYQAADDTEITFDPDDIITGVEMLDEGWWRGYGPDGRNGMFPANFVELI, encoded by the exons ATGGCTGTGAATTTGAGTAAAAATGGTGCGGCGCTCATGGCTGCTTACAAAGAAGTGGTGGACGGAAAGTCGGAGACGAACTG GGCGCTGTTTACGTACGAAGGGAACAGTAATGACATTCGTCTGGCAGAGAAGGGAG ATGGGGGGCTGGAGGAGATGGTGGAAGAGCTCAGCAGCGGGAAGGTGATGTACGCGTTCTGTCGTGTCCAGGACCCCAACTCAGGTCTGCCCAAATATGTCCTGATCAACTGG ACAGGTGAAGGTGTGAAGGACATTCGGAAAGGCATCTGTGCGAACCATGTGACCTCTATGGCGACCTTCCTGAGG GGAGCTCACGTGACCGTGAACGGTCGGACGGAGGACGACGTGGAACCAGAAGCCATCTTGAGAAAAGTGGCCAAAGCGTCTGGGGCCAACTTTAATTTTCACAAGCAGCCACAGCATTACAGAGACGTGCCCGCAGGAACGGTG GGTTCTGTGTATCAGAAAGTCAACGCCGTGGCAGAAATCCAGCAGACCAACAAGGAAAACTTCTGGAACCAAGCtgag AGGGACGAAAAAGTCAGACGGCAAGAGGAGACCAGTCGAGTGCAGCGGGAGAAAGGGAtgctggagagggagaggagggagctggacgacaggagggagagggagaggagggagaaggagagatcTCAGCAGATTGAACGGGAGCG GATTGATCGGAatcagagagaagaggaggatagacagaggcagcagcagcggcag GGAGCTCTTGTGACCGTAGACGCTCGGACGGAGCGCGGAGACATGCCCTTGGGATCCGTG GGTTCTGTTTATCAGAAAGTCAACGCCGTGGCAGAAATCAAACAGATAGACAAGGAAAACTTCTGGAACCAAGCTGAG AGGGATGAAAAGGCTCGACGGCAAGATGAGGCCAGGCGAGtgcagcaggagaaagagaggatggagagggagaggaaggacatggaggagaagcagacgggcgagagggagaggagggcgaAGGAGAGAGCTCAGCAGATTGAACGGGAGCG GATTTCTGAGAGtcggagagaagaagaggagaggcagcagcagcagcgacag ggCGCCCATGTGACCGTAAACGCTCGGACGGAGCACGGAGACATGCCCTTGGGATCTGTG GGTTCTGTGTATCAGAAAGTCAACGCCGTGGCGGAAATCCAACAGACCGACAAGGAAAGCTTCTGGAACCAAGCTGAG AGGGATGAAAAGGCTCGACGGCAAGAGGAGGCCAGACGAGtgcagcaggagaaagagaggatggagagggagaggagggacatggaggagaagcagacgagcgagagggagaggagggcgaAGGAGAGAGCTCAGCAGATTGAACGGGAGCG GATTTCTGAGAgtcagagagaagaagaggagagacagaggcagcagcagcagcaacag AACctgcaagaaaacacaaacatgtggACGGGAATCAATGTTGTAGCATCGGTGAAAAAGGCTAAT GAGGCCAAATCGCTGATCGCTCAGAGATCCTCTAATCCCAGAGATTTATTCCAGAACTGGGAGCGGCGCACTGAGgccaacggcggcggcggcggcgcctcgTCCCCTTCTGCGTCTCAACCTG GGAGGCTGCAGAGTCCATTTGTGTCTCAGACGCCTTCTGGGAGGGAGGGGCCTCTGTACCCCCCAGGTTTCTCCATGACCCCCCTGTCTCCGGCCTCCCCCGCCGCCCCCGTGCTGTCGTACTCGCCTGTTCCAGCTGCAG ATGCCATTTACAGCGAGGGGGAGGAATGGTCGGACGAGTTTGAAGATTACTCGAACGAAGACAATCCAG CCGCAGCAGAAATCCCAGCTCGGGAGGACATCTACGAGGACGTCCAACCAGCTGGGACGAAGCAGGAGGACATCTACGAAAGCGTCCACGCCTCCTCA GCTGAAGACAACACAGAGACCAACATCTGCGTCAGAGCTCTGTACGACTACCAGGCTG CCGATGACACTGAGATCACCTTTGACCCCGATGACATCATAACAGGCGTGGAGATGCTGGATGAGGGCTGGTGGAGAGGTTACGGTCCTGACGGACGCAACGGGATGTTTCCCGCCAACTTCGTTGAGCTCATCTAG
- the cox5ba gene encoding cytochrome c oxidase subunit 5B, mitochondrial gives MAARLLLRSALRAPAAYRAARVPVLSRGMAAGGIPTDEEQATGLEKLIMTGMKEGLDPYNVMKPKAYAGTKADPHLVPSITNRRIVGCVCEEDNTAVVWFWIHEGEAHRCPSCGSHFKLVHHEIPH, from the exons ATGGCTGCAAGGTTACTGCTTCGTTCTGCGCTTCGAGCCCCGGCCGCCTACCGGGCAGCTCGGGTTCCGGTTCTAAGCCGTGGAATGGCGGCTGGAG GGATTCCTACCGATGAGGAACAAGCCACAGGCCTGGAGAAGCTCATCATGACCGGCATGAAAGAGGGATTG gaCCCCTACAATGTAATGAAGCCGAAGGCGTACGCTGGCACCAAGGCTGACCCCCACCTCGTCCCCTCCATCACAAACAGGAGGATTGTGGGATGTGTCT GTGAAGAAGACAACACGGCCGTGGTTTGGTTCTGGATCCACGAAGGCGAGGCCCATCGCTGCCCGTCCTGTGGTTCCCACTTCAAACTGGTGCACCATGAGATCCcccactaa
- the LOC137908368 gene encoding drebrin-like protein B isoform X2 — MAVNLSKNGAALMAAYKEVVDGKSETNWALFTYEGNSNDIRLAEKGDGGLEEMVEELSSGKVMYAFCRVQDPNSGLPKYVLINWTGEGVKDIRKGICANHVTSMATFLRGAHVTVNGRTEDDVEPEAILRKVAKASGANFNFHKQPQHYRDVPAGTVGSVYQKVNAVAEIQQTNKENFWNQAERDEKVRRQEETSRVQREKGMLERERRELDDRRERERREKERSQQIERERIDRNQREEEDRQRQQQRQGALVTVDARTERGDMPLGSVGSVYQKVNAVAEIKQIDKENFWNQAERDEKARRQEEARRVQQEKERMERERRDMEEKQTSERERRAKERAQQIERERISESQREEEERQRQQQQQQNLQENTNMWTGINVVASVKKANEAKSLIAQRSSNPRDLFQNWERRTEANGGGGGASSPSASQPGRLQSPFVSQTPSGREGPLYPPGFSMTPLSPASPAAPVLSYSPVPAADAIYSEGEEWSDEFEDYSNEDNPAAAEIPAREDIYEDVQPAGTKQEDIYESVHASSAEDNTETNICVRALYDYQAADDTEITFDPDDIITGVEMLDEGWWRGYGPDGRNGMFPANFVELI, encoded by the exons ATGGCTGTGAATTTGAGTAAAAATGGTGCGGCGCTCATGGCTGCTTACAAAGAAGTGGTGGACGGAAAGTCGGAGACGAACTG GGCGCTGTTTACGTACGAAGGGAACAGTAATGACATTCGTCTGGCAGAGAAGGGAG ATGGGGGGCTGGAGGAGATGGTGGAAGAGCTCAGCAGCGGGAAGGTGATGTACGCGTTCTGTCGTGTCCAGGACCCCAACTCAGGTCTGCCCAAATATGTCCTGATCAACTGG ACAGGTGAAGGTGTGAAGGACATTCGGAAAGGCATCTGTGCGAACCATGTGACCTCTATGGCGACCTTCCTGAGG GGAGCTCACGTGACCGTGAACGGTCGGACGGAGGACGACGTGGAACCAGAAGCCATCTTGAGAAAAGTGGCCAAAGCGTCTGGGGCCAACTTTAATTTTCACAAGCAGCCACAGCATTACAGAGACGTGCCCGCAGGAACGGTG GGTTCTGTGTATCAGAAAGTCAACGCCGTGGCAGAAATCCAGCAGACCAACAAGGAAAACTTCTGGAACCAAGCtgag AGGGACGAAAAAGTCAGACGGCAAGAGGAGACCAGTCGAGTGCAGCGGGAGAAAGGGAtgctggagagggagaggagggagctggacgacaggagggagagggagaggagggagaaggagagatcTCAGCAGATTGAACGGGAGCG GATTGATCGGAatcagagagaagaggaggatagacagaggcagcagcagcggcag GGAGCTCTTGTGACCGTAGACGCTCGGACGGAGCGCGGAGACATGCCCTTGGGATCCGTG GGTTCTGTTTATCAGAAAGTCAACGCCGTGGCAGAAATCAAACAGATAGACAAGGAAAACTTCTGGAACCAAGCTGAG AGGGATGAAAAGGCTCGACGGCAAGAGGAGGCCAGACGAGtgcagcaggagaaagagaggatggagagggagaggagggacatggaggagaagcagacgagcgagagggagaggagggcgaAGGAGAGAGCTCAGCAGATTGAACGGGAGCG GATTTCTGAGAgtcagagagaagaagaggagagacagaggcagcagcagcagcaacag AACctgcaagaaaacacaaacatgtggACGGGAATCAATGTTGTAGCATCGGTGAAAAAGGCTAAT GAGGCCAAATCGCTGATCGCTCAGAGATCCTCTAATCCCAGAGATTTATTCCAGAACTGGGAGCGGCGCACTGAGgccaacggcggcggcggcggcgcctcgTCCCCTTCTGCGTCTCAACCTG GGAGGCTGCAGAGTCCATTTGTGTCTCAGACGCCTTCTGGGAGGGAGGGGCCTCTGTACCCCCCAGGTTTCTCCATGACCCCCCTGTCTCCGGCCTCCCCCGCCGCCCCCGTGCTGTCGTACTCGCCTGTTCCAGCTGCAG ATGCCATTTACAGCGAGGGGGAGGAATGGTCGGACGAGTTTGAAGATTACTCGAACGAAGACAATCCAG CCGCAGCAGAAATCCCAGCTCGGGAGGACATCTACGAGGACGTCCAACCAGCTGGGACGAAGCAGGAGGACATCTACGAAAGCGTCCACGCCTCCTCA GCTGAAGACAACACAGAGACCAACATCTGCGTCAGAGCTCTGTACGACTACCAGGCTG CCGATGACACTGAGATCACCTTTGACCCCGATGACATCATAACAGGCGTGGAGATGCTGGATGAGGGCTGGTGGAGAGGTTACGGTCCTGACGGACGCAACGGGATGTTTCCCGCCAACTTCGTTGAGCTCATCTAG
- the dusp11 gene encoding RNA/RNP complex-1-interacting phosphatase produces the protein MSRSSNRNGIPDRWLDYRAVGKRLRRTRFIAFKVPLKQSLNRRLDQSDVFGPWDLLDVVNQRNQQLGLIVDLTFTSRFYSVKDVPESLLTVKIFTRGHVVPSDDTILSFKRAVRRFLRNNSDNDKLVGVHCTHGVNRTGYLICRYLIDVDGMNPAAAINLFNSSRGHAIERQNYLQDLRSGPKRSNEGMDEFEQEPIRGCAVMRQSESDSREGQGSHVSSWAPREGGGSHVSTWAPRSAPPRGISHLPRNGLRHRPSVPNPNAQILAPQWRIPPRSEDVRSRYLPAEPAWRSRSGEIPPYSPRWESWS, from the exons ATGTCCAGATCGAGTAATAGAAACGGAATACCGGATCG GTGGCTTGATTACAGAGCTGTTGGGAAGAGGCTCCGTCGGACCCGATTCATCGCCTTCAAAGTGCCTCTGAAGCAG tctTTGAACCGGCGGCTTGACCAGTCTGACGTCTTCGGCCCCTGGGACCTGTTGGACGTCGTAAACCAAAGAAACCAGCAGCTGGGTTTGATCGTTGACCTGACGTTTACCAGCCGCTTCTACAGTGTGAAG GATGTTCCAGAGTCGTTGCTGACGGTGAAGATCTTTACCCGCGGCCATGTTGTTCCCAGCGACGACACCATCCTGAGCTTCAAACGCGCCGTGAGGAGGTTCCTACGGAACAACTCGGACAACG ACAAGCTGGTCGGGGTCCACTGCACCCACGGCGTGAATCGGACCGGCTACCTGATCTGCAGGTATCTGATCGATGTCGATGGCATGAATCCGGCAGCAGCTATAAACC TGTTCAACTCAAGTCGGGGCCACGCTATCGAGCGACAGAACTACCTACAAGACCTTCGCTCTGGACCGAAGAGGAG CAATGAGGGGATGGACGAATTTGAgcaggagccaatcagaggctgcgCTGTGATGCGACAGTCAGAATCTGACAGCAGGGAGGGTCAAGGATCTCACGTCTCCTCCTGGGCCCCCAGGGAGGGCGGAGGATCTCACGTCTCCACCTGGGCCCCCAG ATCTGCCCCTCCCAGGGGAATAAGCCACCTCCCGCGTAACGGCCTCCGTCATCGTCCGTCCGTACCAAACCCCAATGCCCAGATTCTTGCTCCACAGTGGAGGATACCGCCCCGCTCAGAGGATGTCAGGTCCAGATATCTTCCAGCAGAACCAGCGTGGAGGTCGAGATCGGGAGAGATCCCACCCTACTCGCCGCGCTGGGAGTCGTGGTCATGA
- the LOC137908203 gene encoding transcription factor 7-like 1-A: MPQLNGGDDLGANDELIAFKDEGEHEEKRNVSSDRDLDDVKSSLVNESEANSSSDSEADRRPKPDPDLEGRTRYCRLVEEALRRRQEGGLYQPSPYVGYPFFMIPDLGNLCSPYLPNGALGTSGGAYLPFQWPLLDVPGRAAVRDPVTPTHLSNNVQVVQHPHMSHLHPLLSYSPEAFSPQRASPGFSPDAGMSRSPHAPCYPASPGGVAQITHPLGWLQGQPMYPIAGGFSPAALAMNASMSSLMSGSFSPRLVQTSQSSVSQPAVPPATVKQEPGTSGSSQPGNSAHVQLERADERKPHIKKPLNAFMLYMREERPKVVAQCKVKESATINQILGQRWHSLTKDEQAKYYELARKERLVHSKLYPGWSARDNYGKKKKRKRMKSDTQIEVPHEGLPLQLKKPCLPPEESPHAHFSRSYLMQPHATSHLTHTHLSQASPASSLDSPATPTTALASPAGPAPTHTEHTHSSSGGHTSPYGEQLQPLSLTTKPHRTAHPLSRSTPGPSTPSSSCDTPISSPLMASSRCSPPPRPPPFLVPPPGSAHQSAVSSHSALSLVVRRTNQL; encoded by the exons ATGCCGCAGCTAAACGGGGGAGACGACTTGGGAGCGAACGACGAACTGATCGCGTTTAAAGACGAGGGCGAACATGAGGAGAAGAGGAACGTGTCCTCCGATCGGGACCTGGACGACGTCAAGTCGTCTCTGGTCAACGAGTCCGAGGCGAACAGCAGCTCGGACTCGGAG GCGGACAGACGCCCGAAGCCCGATCCAGACCTGGAAGGCAGGACCAGATACTGCAGGCTGGTTGAGGAAG CCCTGAGGAGGCGACAGGAAGGAGGTCTCTACCAGCCCTCTCCGTACGTTGGGTATCCCTTCTTCATGATCCCTGACCTTGGGAACCTCTGCAGTCCATACCTCCCAAATGGAGCTCTGGGAACAAGTGGTGGGGcg TACCTGCCCTTTCAGTGGCCTCTGCTCGACGTCCCAGGAAGAGCTGCTGTCAGAGACCCTGTAACCCCGACTCACCtg tCCAACAACGTGCAGGTGGTGCAGCATCCTCACATGAGCCACCTCCACCCGCTGCTGTCCTACAGCCCAGAGGCCTTCTCCCCTCAGAGGGCGTCTCCTGGGTTCTCTCCTGATGCAG GTATGTCGAGGAGCCCTCACGCCCCCTGCTACCCCGCCTCTCCTGGAGGCGTGGCTCAGATCACACACCCCCTTGGATGGCT GCAGGGACAGCCGATGTATCCCATCGCTGGAGGGTTCTCCCCGGCCGCCCTCGCCATGAACGCCTCCATGTCGAG CCTCATGTCGGGAAGCTTCTCTCCACGTTTGGTGCAGACGTCCCAGTCGTCCGTCTCTCAGCCGGCCGTCCCGCCTGCGACTGTGAAGCAGGAGCCCGGAACAAGCGGCAGCAGTCAGCCGGG GAACTCGGCTCACGTCCAGCTGGAGAGAGCGGACGAGAGGAAGCCGCATATCAAGAAGCCGTTGAACGCGTTCATGTTGTACATGAGGGAGGAGAGGCCCAAAGTGGTGGCTCAGTGTAAAGTCAAAGAGAGCGCCACCATCAACCAAATACTGGGACAGAGG TGGCATTCTCTGACCAAGGACGAACAAGCCAAGTACTACGAACTGGCTCGTAAGGAGAGACTCGTCCACTCCAAACTCTACCCCGGCTGGTCTGCCAGAGACAACTAC gggaagaagaagaagagaaagaggatgaagagtgacACTCAGATTGAAG TCCCACACGAGGGCCTCCCCCTGCAGCTGAAGAAGCCTTGCCTCCCACCGGAGGAGTCGCCCCACGCTCACTTTTCCCGTTCCTACCTGATGCAGCCGCACGCCACCTCTCAcctgacgcacacacacctgtcccaaGCTAGCCCGGCATCCTCGCTGGACTCCCCGGCGACGCCCACCACCGCACTGGCCTCGCCGGCCGGGCCGGCGCCGACGCACACCGAGCACACGCACTCCTCGTCGGGCGGGCACACGTCTCCCTACGgcgagcagctgcagccgctgtCCCTCACCACCAAACCCCACCGGACGGCCCACCCCCTGAGCCGAAGCACGCCGGGGCCCTCGACGCCGTCGTCGTCCTGCGACACTCCCATCTCTTCGCCGCTCATGGCTTCTTCCaggtgttctcctcctcctcgtcctcctcctttcctggtCCCACCTCCTGGCTCTGCTCACCAATCGGCAGTAAGCTCCCACAGTGCCTTATCGCTTGTAGTCCGCAGAACCAATCAGctgtga
- the LOC137908368 gene encoding drebrin-like protein B isoform X3 produces MAVNLSKNGAALMAAYKEVVDGKSETNWALFTYEGNSNDIRLAEKGDGGLEEMVEELSSGKVMYAFCRVQDPNSGLPKYVLINWTGEGVKDIRKGICANHVTSMATFLRGAHVTVNGRTEDDVEPEAILRKVAKASGANFNFHKQPQHYRDVPAGTVGSVYQKVNAVAEIQQTNKENFWNQAERDEKVRRQEETSRVQREKGMLERERRELDDRRERERREKERSQQIERERIDRNQREEEDRQRQQQRQGALVTVDARTERGDMPLGSVGSVYQKVNAVAEIKQIDKENFWNQAERDEKARRQDEARRVQQEKERMERERKDMEEKQTGERERRAKERAQQIERERISESRREEEERQQQQRQNLQENTNMWTGINVVASVKKANEAKSLIAQRSSNPRDLFQNWERRTEANGGGGGASSPSASQPGRLQSPFVSQTPSGREGPLYPPGFSMTPLSPASPAAPVLSYSPVPAADAIYSEGEEWSDEFEDYSNEDNPAAAEIPAREDIYEDVQPAGTKQEDIYESVHASSAEDNTETNICVRALYDYQAADDTEITFDPDDIITGVEMLDEGWWRGYGPDGRNGMFPANFVELI; encoded by the exons ATGGCTGTGAATTTGAGTAAAAATGGTGCGGCGCTCATGGCTGCTTACAAAGAAGTGGTGGACGGAAAGTCGGAGACGAACTG GGCGCTGTTTACGTACGAAGGGAACAGTAATGACATTCGTCTGGCAGAGAAGGGAG ATGGGGGGCTGGAGGAGATGGTGGAAGAGCTCAGCAGCGGGAAGGTGATGTACGCGTTCTGTCGTGTCCAGGACCCCAACTCAGGTCTGCCCAAATATGTCCTGATCAACTGG ACAGGTGAAGGTGTGAAGGACATTCGGAAAGGCATCTGTGCGAACCATGTGACCTCTATGGCGACCTTCCTGAGG GGAGCTCACGTGACCGTGAACGGTCGGACGGAGGACGACGTGGAACCAGAAGCCATCTTGAGAAAAGTGGCCAAAGCGTCTGGGGCCAACTTTAATTTTCACAAGCAGCCACAGCATTACAGAGACGTGCCCGCAGGAACGGTG GGTTCTGTGTATCAGAAAGTCAACGCCGTGGCAGAAATCCAGCAGACCAACAAGGAAAACTTCTGGAACCAAGCtgag AGGGACGAAAAAGTCAGACGGCAAGAGGAGACCAGTCGAGTGCAGCGGGAGAAAGGGAtgctggagagggagaggagggagctggacgacaggagggagagggagaggagggagaaggagagatcTCAGCAGATTGAACGGGAGCG GATTGATCGGAatcagagagaagaggaggatagacagaggcagcagcagcggcag GGAGCTCTTGTGACCGTAGACGCTCGGACGGAGCGCGGAGACATGCCCTTGGGATCCGTG GGTTCTGTTTATCAGAAAGTCAACGCCGTGGCAGAAATCAAACAGATAGACAAGGAAAACTTCTGGAACCAAGCTGAG AGGGATGAAAAGGCTCGACGGCAAGATGAGGCCAGGCGAGtgcagcaggagaaagagaggatggagagggagaggaaggacatggaggagaagcagacgggcgagagggagaggagggcgaAGGAGAGAGCTCAGCAGATTGAACGGGAGCG GATTTCTGAGAGtcggagagaagaagaggagaggcagcagcagcagcgacag AACctgcaagaaaacacaaacatgtggACGGGAATCAATGTTGTAGCATCGGTGAAAAAGGCTAAT GAGGCCAAATCGCTGATCGCTCAGAGATCCTCTAATCCCAGAGATTTATTCCAGAACTGGGAGCGGCGCACTGAGgccaacggcggcggcggcggcgcctcgTCCCCTTCTGCGTCTCAACCTG GGAGGCTGCAGAGTCCATTTGTGTCTCAGACGCCTTCTGGGAGGGAGGGGCCTCTGTACCCCCCAGGTTTCTCCATGACCCCCCTGTCTCCGGCCTCCCCCGCCGCCCCCGTGCTGTCGTACTCGCCTGTTCCAGCTGCAG ATGCCATTTACAGCGAGGGGGAGGAATGGTCGGACGAGTTTGAAGATTACTCGAACGAAGACAATCCAG CCGCAGCAGAAATCCCAGCTCGGGAGGACATCTACGAGGACGTCCAACCAGCTGGGACGAAGCAGGAGGACATCTACGAAAGCGTCCACGCCTCCTCA GCTGAAGACAACACAGAGACCAACATCTGCGTCAGAGCTCTGTACGACTACCAGGCTG CCGATGACACTGAGATCACCTTTGACCCCGATGACATCATAACAGGCGTGGAGATGCTGGATGAGGGCTGGTGGAGAGGTTACGGTCCTGACGGACGCAACGGGATGTTTCCCGCCAACTTCGTTGAGCTCATCTAG
- the casp17 gene encoding caspase-7: MSRRKELTDHGEDCNRAVLVSVVQFDHGVRLTGRPGAKRDTKELHRTLSKLGFKVEIHINLSSNEIYTLFQKESRRPVSDCFLAVLSSHGEEGHVFGADGEPILLSRIFAYFDNECMEKKAKVFLIQACRGEGLDDGVEVDSASDSIGESVFSSVHLSVPVDTAVMYATAPGYAAFTNPFGSVFLQTFCTLLQEEGNRKLELTRLMTRLSHRVAYSFQAKGRELAGKKEMPCFLTRLTREVFPFAEAGKARGAGAGLSATSMVHSGNIKARTPSIS; this comes from the exons ATGTCACGGCGGAAGGAACTGACGGATCACGGGGAGGACTGTAACAGGGCCGTGTTGGTGTCCGTGGTCCAGTTTGACCATGGCGTGAGACTGACAGGAAGGCCTGGAGCCAAGAGGGATACCAAGGAACTCCACCGCACCCTCAGCAAACTGGGCTTCAAGGTGGAAATCCATATCAACCTGAGCAGCAACGAAATCTACACGCTGTTTCAGAAAG agagCCGGCGGCCTGTCAGcgactgttttctggctgtccTGTCGTCTCACGGCGAGGAAGGCCACGTGTTCGGTGCCGACGGGGAACCCATTCTACTATCCCGCATCTTTGCCTATTTTGACAATGAATGCATGGAGAAAAAAGCCAAAGTGTTCCTCATACAG GCTTGTCGGGGAGAAGGTCTGGATGATGGTGTCGAGGTGGATTCAGCTTCTGATAGTATAGGAGAGAGCGTCTTTTCATCAGTGCATCTGTCTGTTCCTGTAGATACTGCTGTGATGTACGCCACAGCACCAG GTTACGCCGCTTTCACAAACCCCTTTGGATCAGTCTTCCTCCAGACTTTCTGCACTTTACTACAAGAGGAAGGCAATCGAAAGCTGGAGCTGACCCGTCTCATGACCCGCCTCTCCCACAGAGTGGCCTACAGCTTCCAGGCGAAAGGTCGCGAGCTGGCCGGGAAGAAAGAGATGCCTTGCTTCCTGACACGACTGACTAGAGAAGTGTTCCCATTTGCCGAGGCAGGGAAAGCCAGAGGGGCGGGGGCGGGCCTCTCAGCTACATCAATGGTCCACAGCGGCAACATTAAAGCACGGACTCCCTCCATCAGTTAA